Genomic DNA from Haloarcula marina:
GCGGCCCGGAAAGAGGCCGAAGAGGCGAAGACGAGCGTCGAACGGGAACGCAACGAGATGGAGGCGCTGAGCAGTCACCTCGAACTCAAAGCCACCCAGTATCGGGACGCCCTCGACGCCGCGGCCGAGGGGGACCTGACCGCCCGCGTCGACACCGACAGCATGAGCGACGCGATGGCGGAGGTGGGCCACGCCATCAACGAGACGCTCGCTGCCTTAGAGCGGACCGTCGCGCAGGGACAGACCATCTCGACCCGCATCGCCGACGAGAGCGACGGCGTCGCCCGAGACGGGGACGCAGTCCGGACCGAAACCGGACGCGTCACCGACGCCGTCTCGGAAATCGCCGACGGCGCACAGACCCAGCGCCGCCAACTCGGTGACGCCGCCGACGAACTGAGCGACCTCTCGGCCACCGTCGAGGAGATGGCCTCCTCGGTGACCCAAATCGCCGACCGGAGCAGCACCGCCGCCGAACTCGGCCGCGACGCCCAGCGCTCGTCGTCCGAGGCCCAGAGCGCCGTCGACGCCATCCGGCACCAGTCGATGACCGCCGCGAACGAAGTCGGGGAGTTGGACGATATCGCCGACGACATGGCCGAAATCGTCGAGGTCATCGACAGCATCGCCGAGGAGACGAACATGCTCGCGCTGAACGCCTCCATCGAGGCCGCTCGCGCGGGCGAGGCCGGTGCGGGATTCGCCGTCGTCGCCGACGAAATCAAGCAACTCGCCAGCGAGACCCAAGAGGCGACCACCGACGTCGAGGGACTCATCCGCACCCTGCGCTCGCAGGTCGGCGACTCCGTCGACGCGATGGAGACGATGGAGTCCGCCGTCGGCCGCGGCAGCGACACCATCTCCGAGACCATCACCACGCTCGAAGACGTGGTCGACGCGACGGTGTCGGTCAACGACAGCATCCAAGAGATAGACCGAGCGACGAACCAGCAAGCGGACACCGCGCAGGAAGTCGTCGGCCTCATCGACGACATCAGCGCCATCGCCGAACAGACGGCGACCGAAGCCGAGGGCGTCGCCGAAGTCGTCGACGAACAGGACGCACAGGTCGGCGAGATGGTCGGGACCGTGACCGACTTCGCCGCCGACGCCGACGAGTTACAGCGCGAACTCGGGCAGTTCGACACGGATGCGGTAGTCGAGGCGGCCGAGACGGTCGCTCGCGGCGGACACGCCACGACGGACTAGAAGTCGACCGGACAGCCGTTTATCTCGCCGCCGCGCATCCCGTCGGCGAGCCAGTATATCGAGAGCGTGATGACCACCAGCGCGCCCAGCGCGAACTCCAACCCGTCCAGCGGCAGGAACAGAAGCGAGGTGGAGACGCCGAGCAACGAGAGCAGTCCCAAGAGGACGGCGGACCCACAGGCCGCACAGCCAGCGCCGAGCGTCCCGAGGAGGACTCCGGCCGCCCCGGCCCCGCCCTGTTGGATGTTCAGGCCGTGTTCGCGGAAGTGGTACGTCGCCATCGCCACGTCGACGCCCATCAGCAGGGCGACGACGACCAGCAGGACGCCCTGTACCGGCGCGAAGAACGTCCCGACGAAGGGGTACAGTTCCACGAGGACGACCAGTCGACTCGCCAGCGGCAGTGACCCGCCGACGACCAAATCGAGGACGAGCGGGACGTTCAGCGAGACGACGAAGGCCGTCAGCGAGGCGACGCCAGCGAGGAGCGCGACCACGGCGTACTCGGGAAGTGTGAGGACGAGTCGAGCGGTCCGACCCATCAGCCGCCAGTCTCGTCGGCGAAGCGGCAGGCGGCGACTCACCCGACGGCGCGCGCCCATCAGCCGCCCTCTCCCAGCGCCTCCGCGATGACCTCGTAACTGACGCTCCCGTTGACCTTCGTGACGAACTCGCCGTCCCGAAAGAGAAGGACGATGGGCGTCGTCTCACCCAACCCGGCGTTCTCGGCCGCCGAGATGTCCGCCTGCACCGCGTCGTCGTAGGCCTCGTTCCGGGCGTCCTCGGCCACCGCGTCGCCGTCCAGGCCCGTCTCCGCGTTCAGGAACGACGCCGTCCGGTCGAGGACGTTCTCGCGGTCGAACGCCGAGCGAGTGGCGAAGTAGTGTTCGAACAGCGACCAGAACGCCGCGCCGTCCCGCGCGAACGTCGCCTCCAACGCCTGCGTCGCGGGTTCGCCCCACGGGAAGACGACGGGGTACGTTCGGACGACGTAGGCCGCCCGCCCCGGTTCGAGCAGATTCGAGCGCAGGTCCGGTACCGTGTTCTCGTGGAAGGCCGCACAGCGCTCGCAGGACGGGTCTTCGAAGGCGAGGACGACGTGCCCGCCGAGTTCCCCCTGTCGTGGCTGGTCCCGATAGCCCGCCGCCGCCGGGTGGTCCTCGACGGACTCACCGCTCGCCTCGCTTCCCCCACACCCGGCCACTCCCCCCGCCACGCCCGCCCCCGCGAGCGTCAAGAACCGTCGTCTGTCCATGGTCGATTGAATGGCCCCCTGCCGTTTAGCGTTTGTTCATGCGTGTGCCGCCGAGGGGCAACCGTCTTGCCGACGCGGGCGGTAGGTCGGCCCGGCCGATGACGACAGTGCGTTCCGAGTCGAGGTGACTCCTCGACGGTGACGAACCCTATGAGTGCCGAGGCCATCGATTTTCCACCCTGCACTGACGAACCACGTCATCCCGTGTCGGACCGCTCTTCCGGCGGGACGAAGGGGCCGACCGAGACGGTGTGGCGGGCGATAGTGGCGGCCCGAAAGACGTACGCGATGAACACGGCCAGCGGCGTGAGGATGACGCCGAGACCGAGGCTGAAGACGACCGGGAGAGACTGTGCCGGAACGGTGACCGAGTCGGGGCGGTAGATGAGCGCCATCGCGATACTGACGGCGAGGGCGACGAGGCCGCTGTAGGCGACGACGCGGGAGAGGCGCGCGAAGTCCTGCTGGAGCGAGAGCGTCTTGAAGAACTGGCGCGTGACGGCGATAGCTTCCAGCAGGTCGTCGATAGCGGCGAGTTCCGCTTCGGCCACGTCCGAGAGACGGTCACCGTGCTCGTTGCGGACGTGCTCCGTCGCGGTCATGTTCTGGGCGTATTCGGTGCCCAGAATGACTTCGAGGACGTTCACGATGGCCGTCTGACTCTCTATCTTCGCCGTGATGCTCTCCCCGTAGGCGGCGATGCCCTCGGCGTAGTCCTCCACCTCGATGTGCTGGTCGCCATCGGCGGCGTCGACGGCCGACCCGAGGCGGGTCGCACGCTCGGTGAGCGTCTCCGCGACCAACGCGAGAAACGCCGCCGGGTCGTTCGGCACGATGGACTCACCGGCGTGGTCCCGGACTCGGCTGCGGAGGTCACGCGTCCCGCGCAGTTGGTCGAACAGTTCGTTCGGTGACCCGAACACGCGCGAGAGAATGAGTTGGTTGATAGACAGCGCGATAGTGACGAGCGTCACCGTCCCGGAGATGAGACCGCTCGCGAAGGCCGACGCCGCCGCGCTTCCCGGGCCGATAGCCAGAGCGTCGAGGAGCGTCAGCGAGAGAAAGACGCTCACGACGGCCGCGACGAGAACTCCCGCGACAGCGATTCGATTTCCGCCGAGAACGAACCAGTGCACCGCCCGCCCCCGGACGCCGCCGATGCTCCGGACGGAACTCGCCGTCGTCACTGCCTCACTCATCGACACTCTCGGAGAGGGCGCGACATTGTTGCAGGTGTGGCCGCCGAAAATACACTTTCGTTTACATTTCAGTGCGCGCCCTGATAGGCGTTCCCCTCAGCGGGGGAATTCGGTCGGCGCTCGACGGCGACGCCGAGAGGCGTCCCGGATTCGGCCGGATATACGTAAACTTCTGTAAGGGCCATGGCAGCTACTTCGGCTCCGTTGGGAACGTCGTGGCTCAGCACGGCGACCTCGTTGTCGAGGGCCTGCGTGCTGGCTCGGAAATCGAGTGCCTCCGGACCAGAGCGGGACGGAACTCGACATCTCCGACACCGGCATCTTCGACGCCCAGAGTCACAACATCACCACCGGAGGCGGCGAGAGTCCGGGTTCACCGAGGCGACGCTCACCGACGACGCCCCGGTCGGTCCCGTCGGGACTGTTAAGTCTCTGCCGAGAGACGTAGTACCGTGGTACAGCGACTCATCATCGACACGGACACCGCGGGCGACGACACCCAAGCGATTCTCATGGCGGTCCTCGCCGATTCCGTCGCCGTCGAGGCGCTGACCGTCGTCGCCGGGAACGTCGAGTTCGACTACGAGGTCGAGAACGCCAAATACACGCTCGAACTCGCCGACGCCGCGGACTCGGTCCCGGTGTACGAGGGCGCGCGGCGGCCGCTCCTCAAGGAGTTCGAACACGTCGACTACGTTCACGGCGAAGGGGGACTGGGCGGCGACCTGTTCCCGGACACGGGTGTCCCGTCGGCCGACGGTCACGCCGTCGACGCCATCGTCGACGCCGCCCGCGAGTCGCCCGGCGAGGTGAGTCTCGCCTGCATCGGCCCGCTGACGAACGTCGCGCTGGCGGTCCGGCGCGAACCCGACCTGAACGACCTGCTGGACGAGGTGTGGGTGATGGGCGGCGCGGTGAACACGCTGGGCAACGACACGCCCGCGGCGGAGTTCAACTTCTGGGTCGACCCCGACGCCGCCAAAATCGTGGTGGGAGAACTGGACGTGACGCTGGTCGACTGGGGCGTGACCGTCAGAGACGGCGCTATCGGCGGCGAGACGCTGGACGCGTTCGCCGGGTTCGACACGCCCTACGCCGACTTCTTCGCGACCATCACCGACCACACGCGCGAGTTCTCGAAGGAGCGCCGCGGCGTCGACAGCATCACCGTCCCCGACGCCCTGGCGATGGCGTGCCTGCTCGAACCCGACATCGTCGCCGAGTCGGACACCTACTTCGTCGACGTGGACGAGCGCGAGGGGATGACCCGCGGGTACAGCCTCGTCGACGAACTGGGCATCACCGACGGCGACCCGCGGACGCGCGTCGTCGAGTCGGTCGACGAGTCGGCGTTCCGGCGGATGCTCGAAGACATGCTCCGCCACGGCGACCCCGAGCGCTCGCGGTGAACGGGATGTGGTCTCCCTAGCGAAGCCACCGAATCAGTCGCAGCAGTACCGACGCGACGACGCCGATGCCCGGAATCCGACTCGACAGCGCGGCGGCACCTAACAGGAACAGCCCGCTCTTTTCACGGCCGCGAACGAACGCGAGCGCGGCGTCGACCAGCGTCGAGACGACCCCGACTTTGTTCAACGGTGAGGTAGTGACAGTAGTCATCGTTCCGACAGTACCAATCGGCGGGAGGGGGAAATAGCCACGGCCGGAAAATGCAAGCAGTCCCGTCCCGGGCGGGTCACAGCGGGTCCGTCTCTGCGACGGCGGCTTCGAAGCGGTCCAGAAACGCCGGGTCGTACGACGCTTTCACGTGGTCGACGTTCCAGAGTCCCGACGCCCGAATCTCGTGACTCGGACTGTGGTGACCCAACCAATCCCTCGCCCGCGCGTCGACCAGTCCGTCACCGACGTTGCTCAACAGCGCGATGACGTTCCGTTCGAGGAACGCGCGGTCGCTGTCGGGACCCGGTTCGTCGTCAACGTCGACCCACAGGAACGGCTGGTCGCGGAGATAGGTGCTGACTCGGCGTTCGAGCGGGTACTCCTCGTCGCGGACCGCGCTTCGCTCTCTTTCGAGGCCGCGCCAGCGAGTTCCCCAACTCGGATACTCGGCGTGGAGGGCGTGGCGCTGGACCAGCGCCTCGCCGACGCGCAGGCGGTAGACCGAGCCGCGGTGATTCCCGCCGTGCGGGTGGGCGGAGCTACCGTCGCCGGTCCCGTAGTGCTGTTTCAAGCGGTCCCAGAGGGTCGTTCCGCTCCCCGTCGACACGGCGTGTGTGCCGACCCGTGTGACGCGATTGAGCGCCGTGTCAGCGTGCGTCTCGCCCGGTTCGAGGAAGAGGTAGACGCCCCGGTCCGGCCAGTCCATGAATCCGGTGCAGTCTTTGAGTCGCCGCGGACCGCCGACGCGGTCGCTGAGGTCACCGAGCAGTCGGTAGAATCGGTCGACGTCGTCGGCCCGTCCCATCGTGTTGGCAGTCGGTCGTCCAGCTGGGTAATGTGTCTTTCCCACGGTGTCGGTGCGCGACGCCCGAGTCACGCGGCCTCGTCGGAGTCGAGGCATCGTGCGACTCGCGGCCCCAGTTCGAGGCGGCACCGCCACGAACCTCTTTGCTGTGGGCCGTCGAAGAGCAGATATGGCACTCCAAGACCACTTCGACGAAGTCGGTCCGGCGACGATGCTCCTCGTCGGGTTCGCCCTGTTCATCTTCCCCGAACCGGCCACCTCCGCGCTCGGTGCGGGCCTGCTCTTGCTCGGGAGCGCGTGGTGGTTCTACGAGTGGCAGCGATGACTACCAGTCGTAGGCCGCGTGAATCTCTCGCCCCTCCTCGTTGAGAACCGGCCCGACTACCTCGGTGACGCCAGCGAGAATCGCCGCCGACTGGACGGGCGCCCCCTGGTCGGTGAACTCGCCAACGTCACAGCCACTGACGCTGTAGGCGACGCGCCCGAGGTCAGCGTGCCGGATACCGCCCGCGCACATCGGACACGGCTCCGTGCTCGTGTACATGACCGTCTCGGCCCGCTCCTCGGACGATAGCTCGCGGCGGGCGCGCGTCGCGAGGTCCAGTTCCGGGTGGCGACGCACGTCGTCCTCGGTGACGACGCGGTTCGAGGCTTCCATCACCACCGCGTCGTCTCGGACGAGGACGGACCCGAACGGGCGGTCGCCGCGGTCCATCGCGGCCCGTGCGAGGTCGAGCGCCCGTCGCATGTGGGATTCGTGGTCGAAGGCGTCGAAGTCGACGTCGGCGTCGGTCATGGTCGGACCACGGGACGGACGGGCCTAAATCGCCCGGCGACAGACTCACCCGCTCGCCGTCCCGACTGCCGCCTGTGAACCACGACCGCATCCACGCCCGCGAACCGAGCCATCACGTCGAGAAGTGGTCGGTGGGGACCATCGAGCGAATCGGCGAGCGAGACGGGCACTGCGTCGTCGACGTGCAGTCAGCGTCCGGCGAGACGGTCGAACTGGTCGTCACGTTCGCCGTCCGGGACCTCTTCCTCGGTCGACTCGACATCGACGAAGGTGAGTCGCCGGTCGGCGAGCGGGTGTGGTACAGAAAGCGGGGCGGGTGACTACGCCGGCGGTTCGACGGGCGCTTCGAGTTGCGCGATGTCGACGATGAGCGTGTTGCTCGTGTCGTCGATGGCTTCGATTTCGCCCGCGACGACGAGGCCGAACTGCGGCGTCGGTCCGGCGGCGACGGCCTGTCCGACCGAGAACTGATTGACCGACTGCTGGAGGTGGAGTTGCGCGCGGCAGGCGTCGGGGTGGTTGACCGAGGTGAATCGAATCCGGTCGACGGTCACGTCGATGCGTTCGAACTCGCGGGCCATCGTGACCGTCTCCGTCTCTCCCAGCGGGTCCCGGCCGAGCGACTCGTAGGCCAAGTCCGTCGGGAGATACCCGCCGTCCGGCCCGGAGAGACTCTCGACGAGGCCGAGTTGGGCGAGGCTCTGCATCTGGTTCTGGACCGTCCCCAGACTCCGGTCGACGTCGTCTGCGATGGTCTGTCCCTTCACCGGCCCGTCTTCAGAGCGGTGACGATTGACCAGCGCAGTGAGCGACTGCTCCTGACTGCTGGTCAGGTCGATTTGGACCATACCGGCACTATCAGGACGAC
This window encodes:
- a CDS encoding methyl-accepting chemotaxis protein → MSTDASDDRVVGRLLVAVGAVPMTVEPHLPDFLRRDFGVRLFLLAVISVVVGPAMAATLFSDALPAVAFAAAIVLCTGFLGYCELYRAISEIRSKAKSVDEGDYDIDFGVDRLDEIGETYDTLERTAASMGETIADAEAAREDAEAARKEAEEAKTSVERERNEMEALSSHLELKATQYRDALDAAAEGDLTARVDTDSMSDAMAEVGHAINETLAALERTVAQGQTISTRIADESDGVARDGDAVRTETGRVTDAVSEIADGAQTQRRQLGDAADELSDLSATVEEMASSVTQIADRSSTAAELGRDAQRSSSEAQSAVDAIRHQSMTAANEVGELDDIADDMAEIVEVIDSIAEETNMLALNASIEAARAGEAGAGFAVVADEIKQLASETQEATTDVEGLIRTLRSQVGDSVDAMETMESAVGRGSDTISETITTLEDVVDATVSVNDSIQEIDRATNQQADTAQEVVGLIDDISAIAEQTATEAEGVAEVVDEQDAQVGEMVGTVTDFAADADELQRELGQFDTDAVVEAAETVARGGHATTD
- a CDS encoding DsbA family protein, whose translation is MDRRRFLTLAGAGVAGGVAGCGGSEASGESVEDHPAAAGYRDQPRQGELGGHVVLAFEDPSCERCAAFHENTVPDLRSNLLEPGRAAYVVRTYPVVFPWGEPATQALEATFARDGAAFWSLFEHYFATRSAFDRENVLDRTASFLNAETGLDGDAVAEDARNEAYDDAVQADISAAENAGLGETTPIVLLFRDGEFVTKVNGSVSYEVIAEALGEGG
- a CDS encoding nucleoside hydrolase, coding for MVQRLIIDTDTAGDDTQAILMAVLADSVAVEALTVVAGNVEFDYEVENAKYTLELADAADSVPVYEGARRPLLKEFEHVDYVHGEGGLGGDLFPDTGVPSADGHAVDAIVDAARESPGEVSLACIGPLTNVALAVRREPDLNDLLDEVWVMGGAVNTLGNDTPAAEFNFWVDPDAAKIVVGELDVTLVDWGVTVRDGAIGGETLDAFAGFDTPYADFFATITDHTREFSKERRGVDSITVPDALAMACLLEPDIVAESDTYFVDVDEREGMTRGYSLVDELGITDGDPRTRVVESVDESAFRRMLEDMLRHGDPERSR
- a CDS encoding nucleoside deaminase; the encoded protein is MTDADVDFDAFDHESHMRRALDLARAAMDRGDRPFGSVLVRDDAVVMEASNRVVTEDDVRRHPELDLATRARRELSSEERAETVMYTSTEPCPMCAGGIRHADLGRVAYSVSGCDVGEFTDQGAPVQSAAILAGVTEVVGPVLNEEGREIHAAYDW
- a CDS encoding Rrf2 family transcriptional regulator, whose amino-acid sequence is MVQIDLTSSQEQSLTALVNRHRSEDGPVKGQTIADDVDRSLGTVQNQMQSLAQLGLVESLSGPDGGYLPTDLAYESLGRDPLGETETVTMAREFERIDVTVDRIRFTSVNHPDACRAQLHLQQSVNQFSVGQAVAAGPTPQFGLVVAGEIEAIDDTSNTLIVDIAQLEAPVEPPA